The genome window GACGGCGCGCTTGGCCACCTCGAGGTTGAGTTCGGTACTGCGCTCGTTGAGCTCCTCGAGCGGCGCGCCGTGGGCCTTCTCGAGGGATCGTCGCAGCTCGGGCGACAGCTTGTCGACGTTGGTTATCCCCTCTTCCGCGCCGTAGCGCAGGGAGTCCTCGAGGGTCGGGTGGTCGAGGTGGAGCACCGTACTGATCAGCGCCGCCCCCTCGTTTTCCATGTCCACGTCCCACACCAGGTAAAGCTCGTTGTGGTGGGTGTTCAGGTCGAACTCGAGGAAGGCAAAGAATCCGTGAAGCTGCGCGGCCCCTCGCCAGATGGTGATTCCCGGGGTTTCGATGTAGACCGCCCATTCGGGAAGCTGGCGCAGCGGCTCGAGGGTGATCGGGCCTTCGTATTCCGACGCCCATAGCTCCTCGAAGAGGACGGGGTCGTAGCGGTAGATCCCCTTGGTCATGCGCCACGCCCCCAGGGCGGCGACGCTGGAAACGTCCAGCATTCGTGGGTCCGCGGGGGTTAGAAAGTCTCCCTGGGAAACGACGGCGTAGGCCCCCGCCACGGGCACGTAGACCCAGTTCGGCCAGGAGAGCTCCGGCTTGGAACCGCGCATGGCGCGGAACTTCTGGAGGGTGTCCCAGGCGTGCGGGTACTTCTGGCCGAGCGTTCGCAGCCAGGTTAGAGGGCGTGGCTCGGCTGCTTCCATCGAACTCATCCTAACCGGGGAGGTGGGGTTTGAGGACCGTGAGGGCTTCCTCGCGTTCGCGCGCGCAAAGGGCGTACTTTGTAGCATAGTAGAGCGCTCGGCTGATCAAGGAACGTGCTGCCTCCGTTTGCGGCACCCCGAAGAACGGTCCGTTGACGAGGAAGATGGCGGAGTCGAGTCGGCTCCTCACCTCATGGGTGCAAAAGCGGTCTGAAAGGGCGCGGGCGGTTTGGATGACGCCGTTTTTGTCGAGCGTTGCGGCGTAGGCCCGCGCTGCTGTCTTGAGCTCGTCTTCGTTGGGCTTCACGAGTCCTCCTCTCCTTCTTCCTTGAGGATCTCCTTGAGGAGGCGTTGGAGGTCCGCGGGGTCTAAGACCTTGTTGCCGAGGTCCACGTTCCGGCGAAGCCAGGCCGGACCCTCTTCGATGAAGGCGTGGGCGGCCTGACCCAGATCGCCCCCCTCGAGGAAGGCAAAGTCGAGTGCCTGGGCAATGAGGTCACGCGCGGCTTCGGGGTACGTGTCGCAGAAGTCTCCGCCCAAGAGCTCGAGGGCGGAGTTCAGCATGTCGTTCGCGGTGGAACGGGGCAAGCGGTCAAGCAGGTCGATGATGACGCCTTCGAGGAATGTGTTGTCGAGGCCTCGGACGTATTCGTGGATTCGGCTTCGGGCCTCTCCGAAGGTTTTCGGGTACGGTCGCATTAGATTCTCCCGATGCTAACTCCGAGTTCGGTAAGCCAGTAAGTGCTCCAGTAACACAGGGAGCTGGCCACGGCTTCGCTGGCTTCCTCCGGCGCGTCGCAGGGCAGCGCCCACTCGGCGCTCTTTTCGGGATCGAGAAGGGCCTCGCGTATCTTGAGGAGTTCGGCGATGGCCCGGTGCGCGCGAGCGCGGGCGTGGGCGCCTTCGATGTTTAGTTCGATGTTGTTGGCGACGCGGAGGTCCAGTTCATGTTTCCGCTGCTTGTAGCTCTCGTGGAGCTCCTTGGCTCGGCGAGCAAACTCCTCGTGCTTTTTGAGGGCTTCTTCGGTAGTTTTCGGCCAGGGGAGTTTTGCCCCCAGAAAGGCAAACCCCGCCATATGCAAGGCGCCGTCGATGACGGAGGCAAGCTCCTTGGGGCTTTCAACGAGAGCGAAGTAGGAAGCCGTGGGATTGAGCAGGCAGCACCTTTGCTCCACTTGGTCTCCTTTCCTATCAGCTTAAAGCTCCCCGGTTGATGAGAACGCAACATGCTCCCAACCCGCGGGTCTGTTTAGGTAAAACAAGTTCAGCCCTCCTTTGAGGGGAGGAGGGTGGGTTCTTGAAAAGAAGCGCCGGGAAAGGTCGAGGTTTTCGTGCCCGCCTTTCCCGGCGAGCAAGGAAGCCCCTTTCCCGGCGCCCCCGGGTAAGACCTCACCCGCTACGGGGAGGCGCCGGGAAGGAGGTATGTATGAGGAAGAGGATCAAGAATATTCCCGCCTTCAAGCGGATGTTGCGCAAAGCTGCGCGCAAAGCGCACAGCTTTACGGTCGCTGCCAGTGCCCACGCGGCGCTGTCGGCGGTGCTCAAGGGTCTCTACACCTTTGAGCACGTCTCCCCGGGCGACCGCCCGGGGTACGGGACCGAGGTCCGGGGCACAGCGTACGCTCTGGACCTTGGCGGCCGCACCGCTCTGCTCGTTCACTACAAGCTCGTGGACGAGTGGGGCTCGCTCGATTACAACCACTCCGAGGAAGGGGTCGCGTTGTACGACCCCTTCCTCGGAGAGCTCCGCGTGCTGGCCTACTGGGGCCAGCACGCGGGCAAGCACTCCTTCAAGAGCAAGCTCACGAAGGAGATTGTCGCCCCCAAGGGGTCCCTCTGGGCCTTGGTGGTGAAGGCGACCCATGATGGCCCCCTGGGTAAGGACTGGGAGCTCCGGGTGAAATACCCCGGGGCCCGTTCCCTGCGTCGCCCCCGGCAACTGCGCCGGGGTGCCGCGTAATCCCCTCCCCCCGCGCGAAAGCGCGGGGGCCCCTTTTTCATTCACCCCCGCGCAGTGGCGCGGGGGTTCTTTTTGGTCAGGCCGCCTTGCGCAACCTCGTCGACCCCTCGAGGGCCTCGAGGATCTTCGCCGCGGCCGTCGCGCTACGCTTGAGCGCCTCGAAGAGTTCGGCAGGGTCCTTGGTGTAGCGGCTGAGGTAGTACGCGCTCGCTTCGTCGATCCCATCGAGCTTCAGCGCGTGCCCCACGAGATAGGCGGCGAGCTCCGCCTCCCGCTCGACCTGAGCGGTTTCGGCACCCTCGAGGCTGCGATGCAAGAGGGCGTGCGCGGCTTCGTGCAGCAGCGTATGAAGCCGGACCGCGTCGGGGGCGGCGTAGAGCACTATGCGGTGCTCTTTGGGGTCGTAAGACCCTTTCAGGCGCGGGTGCGAAGTAGGAAGGAGCTTCACCGGGGCGATGGTGTTGTTGACCGCACGAACGGCGCTCCCCAGGTCCACGGCTCCGCTGATGCGCATATCCGGTGTGGGGTAAACCTCCGGGGGTGCGGTGGTCTGGGCGATGTCGAATACCGGCACGGTGATGAAGCCCTTCAGCTCACGCACGTCCTCCTCTCCGTCCCCCCTTTCCCCATCGACCTTCTTCGCAAAGCGGGGAGCGAAGATCCAGATGGCGCGCTCGCCCCGCCTCACCGGGTAGCCTTCCTTTTCCCAGGCGCGGAAGCCCTGAACCCGCGTCGCCGCGGGGTACTGGGCAGCAATCATCACGACGTTGGTTGGGGAAAAGGATCCGCGCAGGTTTACGAGGACCTGTGCTGCGGCCCGGGCAACGATCCCGGCTCCTTCTGTCGCTATCTTTTGGGCGAGGGACGCCGTGAGCGCTTCGAAGCGCTCACGGGTACGCGACTTCTTTTGTTGGCGACGTTTGGGCATGCTTCCTTCCTTAAGCGGTCTCAGCACCACCGACGAACGCTTCTTGCAGTTCCCGCGGCCACGGAATCGCCTTTTCCATGATGGCAGTAAGGGCGCGGTACTTCCTTGTCATTTCCTGCACCGTTTCACACGCTTTGCGAAGAACGTCGGGTTTGTCTGTCAATGGGACGCTGATGACCGGTCCTTCGTGCTCTAGCCTGGGAGCCCTGAAGACTAAATCGCGATGAAGCGCGCCGTAGCAGGCATCGTAGCTGCCACCGCTGTCAGCGAAGAGCTCTACGAGGAGCTTTCCGGCCTTCGTGAGGTTACCAAGGGTTTTGTACTGCTCACCAAGCTGCTCGACCATGGGGTAGTTCCACTCTTCACAGCTTGCGCGGAGGACCTTGCCATCTGGTTCCGCTTCCTGATAACCCGTGCGCTTACGTAACAACTCGAGTTCGCTCTTCAGCGCATTCGCTTCGTCTTCGTCAAGTGGTTCGATGAGCCATAGTTCCCACGTAGCCTGAGTTCGGTCGCCCATGGTTCCTCCTCTTGCCTTTCTTTTTTTGTTCCCCGAAGACAAAACGCCGAAGCCGGGAAGTGGCCCCGTGTACTAGCCGAACGGCATCCTTTTGATGTCATCACGGCCTACCCCAAGAAACGGTAGGCCGTGCGTTGCCGTGCTTCCCCGGCTACGGCCGGGGCTCCCTCTTTTTCAGGGCGTCGATCAGTTCTCCGGGTTTGAAGTCACTGCCGAGGTAGCGGCCCCCGAGTTCCCGAAGCGTACGTTCGAGCTCGCGAGCGTTTTCGAAAACGTACGGGGGGGCGGTGATGAGGGCTTCTCCCCCACCCTCCAGCTCGGTTAGGCGGAAGGGCACGGCATAGTTCACCTCGTGCCCCAGCCCCTTCCTCTTAAGGAAGCGCGGCCAGCCCACGTTCACGAGAGGGGCGACGACGAGGACGCCTGGCCGGTCCGCGTGGTCGGGGACCAAGTG of Oceanithermus profundus DSM 14977 contains these proteins:
- a CDS encoding AcrVA2 family anti-CRISPR protein, coding for MEAAEPRPLTWLRTLGQKYPHAWDTLQKFRAMRGSKPELSWPNWVYVPVAGAYAVVSQGDFLTPADPRMLDVSSVAALGAWRMTKGIYRYDPVLFEELWASEYEGPITLEPLRQLPEWAVYIETPGITIWRGAAQLHGFFAFLEFDLNTHHNELYLVWDVDMENEGAALISTVLHLDHPTLEDSLRYGAEEGITNVDKLSPELRRSLEKAHGAPLEELNERSTELNLEVAKRAVSLLLYLIASGDVRPAKPGQPEKPHRPQPTTRKGKSKLAAAPGPRHWDVGVRFGNLLRGAYARSGSANASGTSKRPHVRRAHWHGYWVGPRSKPEERRLELRWLPPILVGASRDEELPSVIWRVKA
- a CDS encoding ArdC-like ssDNA-binding domain-containing protein, whose amino-acid sequence is MPKRRQQKKSRTRERFEALTASLAQKIATEGAGIVARAAAQVLVNLRGSFSPTNVVMIAAQYPAATRVQGFRAWEKEGYPVRRGERAIWIFAPRFAKKVDGERGDGEEDVRELKGFITVPVFDIAQTTAPPEVYPTPDMRISGAVDLGSAVRAVNNTIAPVKLLPTSHPRLKGSYDPKEHRIVLYAAPDAVRLHTLLHEAAHALLHRSLEGAETAQVEREAELAAYLVGHALKLDGIDEASAYYLSRYTKDPAELFEALKRSATAAAKILEALEGSTRLRKAA